The nucleotide window TCCTGCCCTTGGTCTCCGGCACGCTCGTGACCACGGTGGTGGCTCTGCTGGTCGCCGTGCCGCTGGGCACCATCACCGCCGTCTACTTAAGCGAGTACGCGCCGCTCCCCGTCCGTGAAACCGTCAAGCCCATCCTCGAGCTGTTAAGCGCGGTCCCCACCGTGGTGTTCGGATATTTTGCGTTGCTCTTCGTCACCCCGCTGCTGCAACGCCTGTGGCCGGACCTGCCCGGATTCAACATGTTGAGCGCCGGACTGGTGATTGGCATCATGATCATGCCCTACGTCAGTTCGGTGAGCGAAGACGCCATGCGGGCGGTGCCGATGCTCATGCGGGAAGGCTCGTATGCCATGGGCGCCTCGCGTCTCCAAACGGCCGTCCGGGTCGTCGTCCCCTCCGCGCTCTCCGGCATCGCCGCAGCGTATGTCTTGGCCGTGTCCCGAGCGATCGGGGAAACGATGGTGGTGGCCATCGCGGCCGGGATGCAGCCCACGTTGACCGCCAACCCGCTTGAGCCGGCCGCCACGCTGACCGCCTACATCGTCCAAGTCAGCCTGGGCGATCTGCCTCACGGCAGCCTCGGGTACCAGTCGATCTTTGCGGCCGGCCTGGTACTCCTGATCATGACGTTGACCTTCAACATTGCCGGGCACATGTTGCGCAAGCGGTT belongs to Nitrospirota bacterium and includes:
- the pstC gene encoding phosphate ABC transporter permease subunit PstC codes for the protein MRKTVGRVRERGIELGLFLAALTSVAVTVGIVGVLLYESLGFFRQVSLGAFLTDTQWTPLFSDAHYGILPLVSGTLVTTVVALLVAVPLGTITAVYLSEYAPLPVRETVKPILELLSAVPTVVFGYFALLFVTPLLQRLWPDLPGFNMLSAGLVIGIMIMPYVSSVSEDAMRAVPMLMREGSYAMGASRLQTAVRVVVPSALSGIAAAYVLAVSRAIGETMVVAIAAGMQPTLTANPLEPAATLTAYIVQVSLGDLPHGSLGYQSIFAAGLVLLIMTLTFNIAGHMLRKRFQHAF